Below is a genomic region from Balaenoptera ricei isolate mBalRic1 chromosome 3, mBalRic1.hap2, whole genome shotgun sequence.
GGCCAGGTCGGGATCATTCTTCCACATTAATACACATGAACGCGCAGGAAAATCTAAGTCCAGAGAATCTAAGTCCCAGAGTCACCCAAGACTTGTCTCTGGCTCCCACCCAGAGTGATCTCTACTTAAaagattgtgtttattttttcttacatctAGAGTTTATAGAACTGTAAAATATAAGAACCCAAAAAGATAGTGAAGGCCAGGTAGTCTACCCAcctcattttaaaagtaagaaagtaGGCTCAGAGATTGGGATGATTTCGCCAAAATCAAGCTACAAGTCTGTGGCAGAGCCCAGCCTTTTGACTAGATTTCCTGCACTCAAGATCCAGTGTTCATGATCTCTGATGTGCTGAGCACAGTGTACCACATAGGAGCTACAGACATGAGCAGGTTATAAAATCCTCTGCCCTAGAGGATTTTAGAATCCAGTAGGTTTCTTCAGGCCACTCTAATAGTTTCACTGAGACAAGTAGAGTGAAACTTTCTGTTCTAAGCGTTCTCTCTCCTTGCAGAGTctaaatccagaaaaaaatagcATATGGTTCCTTCAGAATGGGTAATCTATGCTCTAAACTGCCATCAACCAGATGCCTGTTGCACTCCATGCATACATACCCAGATGACTCTTCCATTGACTCTCCTCAACAAAGATTCATTTCTAAACCAGTGTCATGGTAGAGATGACTAAGATAACTGCATTCTTATTCTCTTGAAACAACTTTACAGTGTTTGTGCGCCATCATTCTGTGTCTTGGACACAAAAATCATAGTTGTGTGGGGCAAAGGGAGTGGATTTGGGTTTACGAAGTCACAGATCTATCCTCGCTCCAAACCTTCCCAGTGCTATTCCCACAGCTAGGACCAAAATGAGGCAAGTCTACCTGGGCAGGCAGAGGGCATTTGCCCTTATATTATTCAGCTCTCATCACCGGAGTTTTCTAATCAGAATGCGTTGTGTGTCCCATGTTCTCACTCTCCAGACTTAAAACTGCTTTACTGGTGACAGTGATCACTGTTTACagctccttttctctcccttctatTGGAGTGGTTAGTCCTCGTCACTACTTAATAAACCAGGTGAAACAAGGCAGACCTGACAAAAAGTTCTCTCCACCTCTCAGGTTTCTCAGAGAGCTCCCCACAGGGGTAGAAACTTGCACACGTGCCTTACCTACAAAAGGAGGCCCCAGAGCTGCTAGAACACTCTGTTAAGAAATACCCATGGGAACATAGACCTTAAAAGAAATTAGACTGCAGGCTAGAAAATGATTTTAATGCAAAATAGAAAGGACCAATTCACTGTCATTTTCCTTGCTCTGGCCCTATAGACTCCTCCTCCCTGTGACTTTGAGATGGTGGGAGGAGCATGCTGTGTTTCTAGGGTGACTGCCCACGTGGGAAAGAGTCTCTCAGGCTGGCAGCTTGCTCCCAGATCTGGAGGAATGCTAATGTCCTTTAGATCTGGGAGTAGATgtgaaacaataaaataacatatCTAGTTTATTGCCTCTACCCATCCCATCGCCTTCCTTCTTACAGTCACAGGGAAGCTGCATCATCGTCAGATCCACAGGGACCCAAGGTCGCTTTTAAAGAACctgcaaaataaatacataatgagGATGGATGAAGTTAACCGGGAGTGGTAGGgtagggaagaggagagaagagccTGGATCTTTGGAAGTATCTCCTTTCTGGTTAAGGAAGTGGAGcctgaaaggaggaggaggagggagaagggaggaaggaaccaGGAAAAATGCACCTTCTCTGCTGAGGGGCATCCTTTGCTGTTATTCATGTTGATGTTCTTCATGGAGATGAGGGTGATGCTGTCTTTCTCTCCATTGGCTGTGGAGCAGCTGGGGGGAAGGGAACATGGGTTAGAGACAGAAGGAGCCATAGGGCAATGGGGATCAAGGAATTGGGGGGTTGTGAAACTTAACCTTTGTTTTGAGAAACCTTTATTTTGGTGGTGGACTATAATGAAATGAGTGTGTGCTTTGAAGCCCCAAAGATTTGTGTTTAAATCTTAGTTTTGCTACCTACTACTTGTGCGATCTTGACCAAATTACAACCTCTCCTaagtcttaattttttaaatgtgtaaaatgcAGTCATATCTGCCTTGAAGAACTCCTCTAAGAATCTGAGATATACAAAAATTTCTaccatagtgcttggcacatataAGGTGTTCAACAAGTGGTTCCTTAAATAAGTACCTTCTTGTTTAAGGAGTATATTAGAATCTGAATTCCTGGACTTTTCATGAAGGGGTTATAGAGACTTAGCCTTGGGGCTAAAGCGTTCCAGTCCATCACCTGCCCGAGCCCTGGTCTCGGTGAGGCTGTCaggattctgtgtgtgtgtgtgtgtgtgtgtgtgtgtgtgtgtgtgtgtgtgaaggcagGAAGTGTTGGTCCCTCTTGGAATGGGGGAGTAAGAGGTCAGTAGATGATTCTTCCCTTACACCTCTGACAGTCTTACCTTTCCGAGAGCCCTGAACTCCCAGGTTTCTGGGGATCTGTAAAAATCCAAAGGCACGGATTGGAGGTCACAGACTGTAACTGAGAAGCCCAATCTTCCCCTCAAAGCCCACCCAGTGGACCCTCCCATTTCCCCTAGTGGTGCCATTCCTTCCCTCAACCCCAGGCTGGGTGTCAGTTCCAGAATCTAGCTCTGGGTCCCTCATCAAAGAGAGGCAAAGGGGACCCTGAGGGTCAGGGCATGTACCTTCAGACTCCTTGTTCTTCCGACACTTAAACCTTAGACTGACCACACTGACCAGGATGATCACCACAACCACCAGGATGGCAATGAAGCTGATAACACCTGAATAGGGAGAAGGATGGGGTGAAGGAGAAGCAGAGGACAGGATGGAAGAGGGCAACAGGAGTCCAAATTCCCTTCCCAGCTAAGTGCTGTGTAGACAAGCTCTGGGAGTAAAGTGAATTCCCCTcctctgttgaatgaatgagctcTCAGCCTGCTATTCCTGCCTCCACAGCCCTGCCCCATCCTCCCTTAAGAACATGGAGCCCATCAGAGTCCAGAAGAGCTGAGTGGAGGGCCAGCGGAGGCTCCATCCCACCAGCGTCTTCCTCATCAGCCAAACCCTCCTAAACCAAATGGACAAGATTTGAACTTGTGTTCCCAGACCTAGAGTCCAAGTCAGCTCAGGCGTGAGGTCCCCTGCCACTCCCCaccttctcctccctctcaccGAATGCAGCCACAGTGAGCACCGTCTCTGATGTGGGGCTGGGCAGGATGGTCGAGTCTTCTCTCGTCCTCAAACTCATGGTGGGTAATTTGGATGTAACATTGTGAGAGGTGTCTAAAAGGGAGTAGGGATGGGGGTATCAGCGAAGGGACTGATGCAGTCTATGTGAGAAAGCTGGCCCCCTCCCACTTCCCCCAGTTAGAGGACTGCAGAGAGAACTCATGCCCTACCAAAAAGACTTCCTCCCACCCTTCAGAACTGGGTGATGTGGGATCACGTGAAGAGCATTGCTGGTTGCTCATGTTCCTAGTTCCAGAGGACTTCAGAAAATTCAGGATGCTTCTCTCATTATGCTCTTCCCACCACACCCGTGGGGTCCAGAGGAAAGAGATTTATGCTGCAGAGATAGGGAGCCAGACCGGGCAAGGGGGAGCCATCTGTGTTTTGCCAAAGGTTGaggcggaaggaaggaagggcatcAGATGTTTGTCCCCAGGCACTGACCTAACAAGCCAGGCTGCCAGTTAATGGGCACAAGTTTCTGGTGCTCTTAAAAAATGGTATGGTCgcccatctctgccccacttCAACACATTTACTGCAGGCCTGATTGCTATTCCACTTCCTTATCCTCACCCAACTCCTAAGTTTAAGTCTGGAAGTGTAAAAAGGCCCCAGAGCCGAGGGCTGGGATGAGAGAAAGGGTCAGGGTGCTCTTCACTGTGAGCACAGACAGGACATACCTCTGCTTGTACTGCCACTGCTCTTGCCGCTGCTTGGGACACCTGTGCCTGCACCATGAAACAGGAGGGCCCAGATGGAGGGTATCCACCCCCTCCTAGTTTTCTCCCATGCTGCTGGGTGAAGGCCAACCTGCCCTGAGAAGCGTGTAGCCCTTTCCcgccttttgtgtctccctttCCAACATTTTGGGTTCCCCTACCCCCAGCTTACCCCTTCTATGCCTTTATCAGTCCTGAGTCCAGGCTCCTTTTACCTTCACTGAGACCAGTTCCTGTCTCCACTTCCCCCCCACCTCAAGCCTCTCTACCTCTCTCCCAAAGCAGGGTACCACTGGTGTGGATCCTAGCCTTGAGAACCCTCACTGTGGGGCAGGACCTGGGCTTCCCGAGGCGGGAAGAAGGAACCCAGCCAGACATGACCCAGGGTTTTTCACCCCCAGTCCCAGGTACTCATGGAGTCCTGACGTGTGCTTCTGTGGCTGGGACCAAGTCAGTCCCAGCAAGGACAGGGGTGACCAGCCACGGCGCTTGAACTCAGAGTCATGGGTTTACTGGCTTCCATGGAGACCCGTGAGGGCTTCTGTGGAGCTGCTGCAGATTAGGAAGCATGCGTGGCCTGCTTAGGGCCTCAACCAGCATGTGCGCAGGGAAGCTCTTTAGCCCCAAATCTGCCTTCAATTCCTCTGGGCCTTTACCTTTGCAGTTCCCTCTCCCTGGGATATGCCCtaccaccctccaccccacagTCTTCATCGGATTAGCTCCTTCTTGGGCCTCAGCTTCAGAGATCACTCACTCTGGAATGTCTGGCCCCCAAGTCTGAAGTGGCTAATGTTGCCCTGGTTCCCATAGCACCTTCGGCTTACGCTCATCATGGCCCTTCTCACCCTGCTTTGTAACTGTCAATATGAGGTCCTATTTGCTTGTCTGGTCCTCCACTTATCTGTATTGTCCTTTAGAGCAGAGACTGTGTCTGCCTCCTCGCTGGACCCTCCCTGAATGGCATCTGTAATCTGAGTGGCAGAGTACCTGGGATGCCGGTGCTGGACAGAGGGCTTGAGTAGTTGGGCTCTGCAGAAGGACCGTCTCCTGCAAGTACAAGTGGAGGGCAGCTGGAGGTGGGGCAGGTTTGGTGACACCACACTCCCTAGCCCACCCGAGAACCCTTGGGCTCCAAGCAGATCtaaagggctggggagagggctgggcaAGGGGCAGGTCTTGGCCCCTAGGCACCCACACTCACTCACCTGTCTGGGGGGAAGTTGGCTCTGTGGTTGGACTATGACTGCTGAAGTTTCCTGAAACAGATCATCTGAGACTGAGGGTCCGCTGCCTCCTATTGCTCCATCTGCCTCTCTCCTTCGCTAAGCTGGTGTTTTCTAGtctttcttcctcccccaccccacgccccaacctgtcatctctctcctctctcaagGCATGTGAAAGATTAGTGCCAAACAGGCCTGGAGCTCTTTCCACTtttcctcagctcccaggccagaATGCTGGAGTAGGCCCTGTGCCTTTGGTCTTACCCTGAGGGCTAGTTGTCGCGGGCTGGGAGTTGTGGCCTGCAAGAGAAAGCAGAACACGTAGACTAGCTTGGTGAGCCTTCTGCCCAGCcttcacccccaccccggagaagAACCCAGGCCTTTTGGCTTCCAGCCTCCCACGCTAGAAGGCAGACACCCTTGGCAGTAGGCTAGAGGATGTGACTCCAGCTCATGGCGCTGGCTTCCTCTGAGACGGTGACTCAATCACACCATCGCCACCACCTCATGGTTCAGTGTCCTAGAGTCCTTTCCTGTCTCTTCAGTCCCACATGGGTTATATACCGACCTGACACAAGGGCAGGGGAAGGTTATTCCAAAGTAGTGATATGTCCAAGGACAGAGGGCCAGTGACCTGCCACGTCTAGACAAAGACTCAGAACTCCAGGTCTCTAGCTAATGTTCTCACTACACTATCATGGAGCCACCCCTTTTCTGTGAATACTGTCATCCTGGTCTTGTCCCAAGGGAAGGGGATGGAAAGATGTGGTGAATAAGATGAGGTGAGGGATTGGGGTTGGTACCTGGGCTGTCTCTCTACCCCTCCAGCTGGAGGTAAGGGCCTACACAGGAAGCAAGTTCTGAGGTACATACAGGAGGCAAGGAAATTCTAGAACGAGCCACCAGTTTACTCTAACAGGTAGAGGCTACTTCAGAAATGGTCACTGTTAGCCAAACCCAGGGAAGAGGCAATTATCAGGAGGCCCCAGTCACAAGGCCTCATtctcctttgtgtgtgtgcatgagtgtgccTGCGGACCTCCACGCAGATGTGCATGTGTGCTGTGTGTCCATATATGTGTCCCCTGTGTGCGTGGGACCTGAAAGGTCAGGTTGTGTTTGCTCATTTTCCACAATGAAATCATTCTTGAAACCTGTGAACAATGTGAAAGGAAAACAACGTGGGGAAGTGGAGCCGCCCAGCTGGGTTCCCGTCCTCCACTAGCTGGGCTGGGACTGCAGCCGCTGGCCTGGCCTCCTGCTCCCTCAGCCCCTCATCATCAGGGAAGTACCAAGCCTGGGAGCCCAGGCCCCGGTGAACAGAGGCTGCTGAGGGCCAGGGACCTGCCCAGCCTGGGGCAGCCCACTAGTTTATTTTCTTCAGCCACTGCCTTCCTCCATGGGGCTATCACTTGGATAGTGTGGAAATAATTGCTTCCAAGCCCAAGCTTGCCCAAAGCCAGGGCTGTGTTTTTCCAGGTCACCATCTCTCATAGCCCCAGTCCCTCCTTGGGTGGGGCATTCAAGAGGGGAGTTAAAACTTCTAGGTGCCCCAGCCTAGAGAGAACTCTTCCCAGCTGGGGAATCACCCTGGGTGAACACTTTTCAATCTGAggcatgtcttaaaaaaaaaaatctgtcagttATTGATCAAGCATATCTAAGGTACCATCTTTGCTCTATAAGGTGATAACTAGGTTTTAGTGAGAAGGCACAGTTCACTGCCTTCCTGCATTTATCTAGAAGCAAAACTAGTGTCTTAGAAGGAGTTCCAAAGTCACAAGCTCTGAGTCCCAGTGGCCTGCTCTCTCTTTGtctcctgtctcccctccccctaccGGAACAGTTTGTCAACAGTGGATTCCTCTGTGAGGAGGGACTTGGGGAGCATCTGTTTCTATAGGCCGGGCTGCCTCTGACCACTAGGCACAGGGATATCTTACTTTCCTGTCTCCCCTCCCTAATCCCTACCTGCTTCACTCGCTGCcagcctctctcttccccctcttcACCACCACCACACTGTTTTCCTCAGCAGCATAGTTTAGTAGTTAAACTCATGGATTTTGGAGTCTGAAGGTCTTGAGTTCAAGCCCTGACTCTGTCACTTACTGTCtgacctgggcctcagttttctcttctttaaaatgcaAGTGATTTTAGTAGCCCAAAAGTCATTGTGAGGATAAGAAAAGGCAcataaagcacttaacacagGGCCTGACAGTTCATGCTCAAGAAATTctgaacatttaaatttttgcCCCCTTCTCTCCAATCCTCCAAGTTTCAAGTCTGCCCTCAATCTGTGTCTCCACAGTCACGTCTCTTTGTGGGCCTGAATATCCTCAAAAAGATTCCCCAGTCCACCAAAAGAAGGAAACAGCGAGAGCTGTGAGATCCTGGGATGAGCGGCTAGGATACTCAAGGGTGATTGTAGCTCAGGAAGAATCACTCAGGACATTCCTAACCCTGGAGCTTGGCTGGGACAGAACAGCAGGTAGGGAAGCTGGGAGAAGCCTAGGTTTGTGAAAATGTCCCCTCGTGGGTCTCACCTTTTAATCTCCTCCTCTGCCATTTCTGAGGTTTCTACGGCAGCCTAGTCCCCCAGCCCCAGATCAGATGTTTGACTCTATCCTcccgggagggggtggggggaataggAATGGGATGATCAGAGTTTTATCCCCAGTCCTTGGgcttttagaaaaatgtctgacCTCTCCAGGAGACAGAGCGTTGGGGAACTCGGGCCCTCTCACCCACCGCCAAGAAACCgccatcctccctccccatccaGATACTCTTGAACCCACTTCTGCCGCTTTGAGCACATGCTCATAAATCCTCCACAGAGGACCTGTggagggtgaggtgggggtggggaagggatgacCGAAGGGAAGTTTCTGCCCTGTGAGTCAGAATCTCCTGGATTTCTCATGGTTCCCAGAAACCGCTCCCTAATTAGAGGACCCCTTATGAGCTGCTTCACACTCATCCGCTAACAGAGCTCTGTCTGAGAGGTGTTGTTCCCAGGTCATTTCCTCTGGGGGTCATTTCATCTGGCCTCCTAGATGAAATGCGTACATCTTCTTTGGCAAATGGTTCTTTGTATCTAACCTGAGTCCCTCTTCCTGTGATTTGAGCATAAAGTCAATATTTGGAAATCCCGGGTTGTTACTCCTCATacgaaagaagaaaaaagatcacCTGTAAAGCCAAGGTACAGACAGTTTTGTGCTAGGACACCCTGGAAGGAGCTTTCCAGCCTCAACCTCACACCAAGACAGTCACCTCCCACATTTCAGGGGGCCAGCCTCTCTGGGGGCCCCAGTTCACCCTGGAAAATGTCCCACAAAAGAGTCTAACCATACCTCTATTTTACCGCTGCCTGGGAATGACCGGCTCCCAAGCCAAGTGATCCCCTTCACAAAAAGGCTCTGGAATTTCCCTCCGGGTGAGCGAAGCCCTGGATGCAGAGCCTGTGTGGTGTGTGTCCTGAAGGAGAGACAGGCGCCCAGGACTGCCGGCCGCAGGAGAGGAGCTGCTGAAGGACAGTGGCAGGTGCCTCTTACCTTGGAGCAGGAGGAAGCCCAGGATGGCCCAGCACAGCTGCGTTTCTCCGACGCTCCCCATGTCAGCTGGGTCTGCGGCAGGCAGGCAGCCTCTGTGCGGAGGCTCTGTCCATagtggaaaagagagagggagtgctggggcgggatgggggtgggggctgacTCTCCAGAGCTTCCTGTCAAAGAATAGAAGGAAACAGATTGGGACTGGCTCCAGGGGCCCTGCTCAGCCCGGCAGCCCAGTTGAGGATGTAAGGCTGAAACAGCCGCGCCTGCGCCCGGGCTCCTCGTGGCCTGGGCTAGGGCCACCGTGGTCTCCTCCAGGACCTGTGCCCAAAAGCCAGCGAGGGCAACCTGGCCCCGTgccccctctcttcccctctgtgGGGATCCATCGGTCCCTCCGTACACCACCTGGAGGCTTTCTTGGAGTGTAACTCTGTTTCATTGAGCCCTATAGCTCGGCCCACCGGCCGCCCACCCTCTGTAGACTGAATCCTCTACATGCCTCTCCCTCCTCAGGGCTCCGGATGCAGATGGGACTCCCTACATCTTTCAGGGAGACCTTACAAACATTACTGTTATTCTGAATAGAAAAACAAGAGGACCACATTCTAAGCATCCCTCCCTCAGCCCTCCCCTCACGTTGGGGTCAGGTGTTCCCTGTGCTCCAGCAGCACCCTGTCCTTAGCATCCAGCCAGCCAGTTGCACTCGCTCTGCCGGCCAAGTCAGCAGTCCAATGACCAGCAGCTTAAGCGAGCTTGGAGGTCTGAGTGGGGTCCCTATACGTTAGGGTGTGTAGCAGCTGGGCTGAGAGACAAGGAATCAGGAGGCTACATCTTACTTCCTGGGATCAAATCACTGGGTGAGGGGAGTTCCTGGGGCATCTCCTGGTCTCCAGACTGGACTAGAGGGTGGTGCATGCACAGCGAGGGACAGATTGAGGGATGGCTGGTCCCATGGAGTTAGTTGGGAACCAAAAATTATCCTTTATAAACTGTCTCCGGGGAGAGGAGAGACTGGTGGGCACTTTTTGTGACTTGGATGCATTAAAGCACACACATTCACAAATGAAGTTATAGACAAGTGCAAAGAGACATACCAGAATTCATATTTGtgaaagtcaaagaagaaaaaacccaaagagaaaagaatgccTTGCATGGGAATGATAAATATCAAATTCAACAAGATGTTTATCCCTACGgtgagaaggaggggagaggtcAGGGAGTGGGGcttctattttatttgtaatgttttagtccttaaaattttttgaaatcaaTGTGACAGACTATTGAGATGAACAGAACTAGTGGTTGGGCCAGAGAGATTTAGTATATTATAGTCTGCACTTTCCAGTGTGTTTGAGAAATcgctttttttcaaaaaatcaaagataatgaCTTCAAGGAATCGGGATAGAGAGCAGGCAAGtcctggtggggggcggggcgggattAAGGCACTGGCCAAGTGCCTGGGATCTTGTGGAGGAGGGACAGGCAGGCAGACCTAGGCTCCTGAAGCTGGTAGGGGGCATGAAAGGAGGTGCCAAGGAGTAAGATCAAAGCACTCTCAGAGTTGAGGGCTGGGCTCAGGGTAGTCCAGATGTTTGAGGAAGTAAAAGCGCAGGAGAGAGCGTTGAGGCTGCGTGTGCAGAGGGTGTGTGCCCCGTAAGCCCCATAGACGTGGCAGCTCCGGGTAGGGACCGAGCTGGGGAGGCAGGTTCTCCTTTGCCCGGCTGGCCGCCAGTCCCGAGGGAGCCTTGCGCAGCAGGACAATGCATCAGGTAGATTCTCAGCTCACCCCCTCCCGCCAGGCTGGTGAGACTCCCCCCCAGGGGCCCCAAGCCTTTCACCAGCCTGTGCTTCCCTTTTTCCCCCCCGTACATCCGGAGCTGCTTCCCCACCCCCTGACCTGGGAGCTCTGTGGCCTGGGCCCCAGAGAGCTCTGACTTTCAAGCAGGGTGGGGAGGTAGGTATTGAGCTTTCCAGATGCCAAGGGACAGGTattggggagggatggggtggaCAGTGTGACTCAGGAACTAAAGGGAGTGGGTTTGTCCTGGCCAGCCCTTCCTGGACCCCAGGTGCCTAGCCATGGGGATAGCCAGGCTGAGGGTTCAGGGTTAGGGGAGGGGCTCCACCTCAAGGGTCTGCTCCTCAAGGTCCAGCTGGGGAAGAGAAGACTAAGGAGATAGTTTCTTGAGTCTGTGATAACTTCGCCAGCTCTGGGGCTTACAATTTGGAGGTTTGCTACTTTGATGGTAatccccccaaccccctctcAATACTTAGCAGGATAGAGACAGACAGAGGTAGGGATCATGATCCCCAGCTTTTGGTAGAAGACCCTGAAAGAGAACAGAGGTTGGTGTGGGGTCTCCTCAGTCCATCTTGGACAAAGCCAGGAATCCACACTGGGCATTCCCTCCCCTCCAGGACCCTGAACTTGATTCTGAGCGGGGTGTTTTGGGGTATAGCTCTTGCCTCACTCCAAGCCTCTGGGGTTCAtgcctccttttcctctctccctctccccgggGTACACCCCTCTTCCTACTGTGTGTGTGGAGAGTAGTGGGAATGTAAGATGCTGGACACAATGACCCCTTTTTCCTGGGACTTTAAGGAATAGCTGTTCACTGCCCCCCTGGCCAGGGCATGGGACAGCAGCCCATAGTGTGCTAAGATTCCTGACCCAGGACATAGGATCTATTTAGGAATTTTGCTGAAGACCTGGGAAGAGAGAGCAGTGGGAGGGGACTTGGCAGGGGGttgtgggtgggggggaggaggcaAACTTTATATGCCAGGCTGTAATAAAGCCCCTCTCTTTGTCCCTTTCCGAATGACCTTGTTGccttatctctgttttttttccccctctgtctctgtctctctgcatcTATCTTTACTTCtgtctctttatctctctctttttctttctgtctctctctctttgtatctttctcattctctctgtatccccctctgtctttttctttcattttctctattgttatgtgtgtttatctctgtgattctctgtatctctcttctctctctgtctttactgtctctctgtctttctttgtctctctctctctctctcagttccCTTTGGGTGTCTATCTCTCTCTATTTtggtctttttctgtgtgtatgtgcccATGTCACCCTCTCCATCTGCTGCTTCCCTCCCAGGCTGGCCACCATCCCTGGCTTTCTGCAGCTGTGAACGGCTCAGCGGGGCAGGTGCCCCAGAGGCAGCTTCCGGAGGTGCTGGGCGGGACCTGGGAACCACCTCAAGGGGTCGGGCTGCCCCTGCTAACTGTCATTGTCACTGCCTTTGTCTTGCTGGCAGTCTGTATCGTGGTGGCAGTCCACTTTGGGCCAAGGCTACACAAGGGCCATGCCACTCTCGCCACAGAGCCACCATCCCCAAAGCCAGAGGGAGGCATCTCTCTCACCCGCTGGCGAGTGCTGGGCCGTCAGGACAGTCATGAAGATGCCCAGCAGGAACCTCCTGGCTCTGACTCCTGCCCTGTGCCAGATGGGCCCAGGTTCAGCATTGATGAAGTCACATTTCTGTAGGAGGGAGACTTTGGAAAGTTGGCCTGACCTGGCTCAGAACAAGAAACTGGACAGAGAATTAGGGCAAAAGCAAATTGGGGCCTGGGCATCAGAGCTTCGGAAGGGCACACATGGACTTAGCTGGAGCTGCCCTCTCAGCAGAGTATTTATACAGAAAGCCCTGTTGtggaccaaaaaataaaagaagcttgaatgctgctgtgagcattccCAGGGTCCAAGTTGCCCTTACAAACTTACCCCCTCCTCTTCAGGGACCACCAGACCACTGAACCTCCCTCTCTGAGGTCCTACTCCCTCCTCcactcctcatctcctcccctttTGGTGTCAAAGTGAGTCTAGCTTGGAAGATtccaccacccaccccacccctgtgcAGGGATGTCAGAGGCTCCTGGTAGAGGACCCGTCCCCACAGCCTGTGAGGGCCAGCCAGGGAGAGCCAAGGCAAAGAACCCAGGGGTCTGCCTTCTCTGAGactcaggaaaggaaggaaaatctgTTACCCTTTACCTTTGGCTGTCAGGGCCCAGGTCTTGCCAACAACTTCCAAGGCCCTTAAAAGCCCCAAGCACCAATCATAGCTCCCCAAATTGTCTTTGAATTGCCCCCACTATCTTGGAGCAAGACTCTATCTTGCCTTCCCAGGATGGGATAGAGGAAACTGGGGGGGCTCTCAATACCTCCCACTTTCTGTGCACA
It encodes:
- the ECSCR gene encoding endothelial cell-specific chemotaxis regulator isoform X1, with the protein product MGSVGETQLCWAILGFLLLQGHNSQPATTSPQGNFSSHSPTTEPTSPQTGDGPSAEPNYSSPLSSTGIPGTGVPSSGKSSGSTSRDTSHNVTSKLPTMSLRTREDSTILPSPTSETVLTVAAFGVISFIAILVVVVIILVSVVSLRFKCRKNKESEDPQKPGSSGLSESCSTANGEKDSITLISMKNINMNNSKGCPSAEKVL
- the ECSCR gene encoding endothelial cell-specific chemotaxis regulator isoform X2 yields the protein MGSVGETQLCWAILGFLLLQGHNSQPATTSPQGNFSSHSPTTEPTSPQTGDGPSAEPNYSSPLSSTGIPDTSHNVTSKLPTMSLRTREDSTILPSPTSETVLTVAAFGVISFIAILVVVVIILVSVVSLRFKCRKNKESEDPQKPGSSGLSESCSTANGEKDSITLISMKNINMNNSKGCPSAEKVL
- the SMIM33 gene encoding small integral membrane protein 33, with product MHQAGHHPWLSAAVNGSAGQVPQRQLPEVLGGTWEPPQGVGLPLLTVIVTAFVLLAVCIVVAVHFGPRLHKGHATLATEPPSPKPEGGISLTRWRVLGRQDSHEDAQQEPPGSDSCPVPDGPRFSIDEVTFL